In the Sarcophilus harrisii chromosome 3, mSarHar1.11, whole genome shotgun sequence genome, one interval contains:
- the REXO2 gene encoding oligoribonuclease, mitochondrial isoform X2 — MRSGFLSFGLLRNLAGSGGRLGARGLRDGTAMAAGESMAQRMVWVDLEMTGLDIEKDQIIEMACLITDSDLNILAEGPNLIINQPDELLDSMSEWCKEHHGKSGLTKAVKESTITLQQAEYEFLSFVRQQTPPGLCPLADAGIQKNMNLYQRRLLLTGHWMTSVKALKNFSFIGIISSKEKQMKRRGKL, encoded by the exons ATGCGAAGTGGTTTCCTGAGCTTCGGGCTGTTGCGAAATCTGGCTGGGAGCGGGGGGCGGCTCGGGGCGCGGGGCCTCCGAGACGGAACGGCCATGGCGGCGGGGGAGAGCATGGCGCAGAGGATGGTCTGGGTGGACCTGGAG ATGACGGGACTGGACATAGAGAAGGACCAGATCATTGAGATGGCCTGTCTCATAACAGACTCTGACCTCAACATTTTGGCTGAA GGTCCTAACCTGATTATAAATCAGCCAGATGAGTTGCTGGACAGCATGTCAGAATGGTGTAAGGAACATCATGGGAAG TCTGGTCTTACCAAGGCAGTGAAGGAGAGTACAATTACACTGCAGCAGGCAGAGTATGAGTTTCTGTCCTTTGTACGACAGCAGACTCCTCCGGGGCTCTGTCCACTTGCAG ACGCTGGTATCCAGAAGAATATGAATTTGTACCAAAGAAGGCTGCTTCTCACAG GGCATTGGATGACATCAGTGAAAGCATTAAAGAACTTCAGTTTTATCGGAATAAtatcttcaaaagaaaaacagatgaaaagaagaggaaaattatag
- the REXO2 gene encoding oligoribonuclease, mitochondrial isoform X1: MRSGFLSFGLLRNLAGSGGRLGARGLRDGTAMAAGESMAQRMVWVDLEMTGLDIEKDQIIEMACLITDSDLNILAEGPNLIINQPDELLDSMSEWCKEHHGKSGLTKAVKESTITLQQAEYEFLSFVRQQTPPGLCPLAGNSVHADKKFLDKYMPQFMKHLHYRIIDVSTVKELCRRWYPEEYEFVPKKAASHRALDDISESIKELQFYRNNIFKRKTDEKKRKIIENGENEKTVS, encoded by the exons ATGCGAAGTGGTTTCCTGAGCTTCGGGCTGTTGCGAAATCTGGCTGGGAGCGGGGGGCGGCTCGGGGCGCGGGGCCTCCGAGACGGAACGGCCATGGCGGCGGGGGAGAGCATGGCGCAGAGGATGGTCTGGGTGGACCTGGAG ATGACGGGACTGGACATAGAGAAGGACCAGATCATTGAGATGGCCTGTCTCATAACAGACTCTGACCTCAACATTTTGGCTGAA GGTCCTAACCTGATTATAAATCAGCCAGATGAGTTGCTGGACAGCATGTCAGAATGGTGTAAGGAACATCATGGGAAG TCTGGTCTTACCAAGGCAGTGAAGGAGAGTACAATTACACTGCAGCAGGCAGAGTATGAGTTTCTGTCCTTTGTACGACAGCAGACTCCTCCGGGGCTCTGTCCACTTGCAG GAAATTCAGTTCATGCAGATAAGAAGTTTCTTGACAAATACATGCCCCAGTTCATGAAACATCTTCATTATAGGATAATTGATGTGAGCACTGTTAAAGAACTGTGCAG ACGCTGGTATCCAGAAGAATATGAATTTGTACCAAAGAAGGCTGCTTCTCACAG GGCATTGGATGACATCAGTGAAAGCATTAAAGAACTTCAGTTTTATCGGAATAAtatcttcaaaagaaaaacagatgaaaagaagaggaaaattatagaaaatggagaaaatgagaagaCTGTGAGTTGA